In Oryza brachyantha chromosome 2, ObraRS2, whole genome shotgun sequence, a single window of DNA contains:
- the LOC102713523 gene encoding uncharacterized protein LOC102713523, with protein sequence MRIRRAASRLLGSAYSSAAQAADAEPPPAASGILPPPPPVGACTAVHVAGLGGPAVAPEGVCELSLSPWDLPCELDESSDPQNMQQEVQAEAPFDKYFVHIPRWPSFEFSSKEDDTMGLNDKIREHDDVKVVSDQKPADDNSKKDGVAAKTTTTAAATRKGKEDRTVLQAEESEDKKPDIFFCKKNDGRKWRCRSVVDEPNTLCDYHLARSRSCCITPSCHDAVSSYHLVAAPAASSKASAIGKAALAKPSCRSRPTTAGAASSSKAVAPGKSKAATSSTRPTSQRRKRKSTNGNGNGNGSCGDYYFYDLFGPFRGKDRRNSSSHRPASAGAEDEEHLQQQQHNNLDGDNLSNESSITGGDKENDGDYVVRGGGAGNGKGKGKMSAVEKVQFPKITKKRIKERSLKSLL encoded by the exons ATGCGGATCCGCAGGGCTGCTTCCAGGCTGCTCGGCTCGGCctactcctccgccgcccagGCGGCCGACGCCGAACCGCCGCCTGCTGCGAGCGGaatcctcccgccgccgccgcccgtgggAGCGTGCACCGCCGTGCACGTGGCCGGTCTCGGCGGCCCTGCCGTCGCTCCAGAGGGGGTCTGCGAGCTGAGCCTGTCGCCGTGGGATCTGCCGTGCGAGCTCGATGAGTCCAGTGATCCCCAG AACATGCAGCAGGAGGTCCAGGCGGAGGCTCCATTTGACAAATACTTTGTGCACATCCCCCGATGGCCAAGCTTTGAGTTCAGCAGCAAGGAAGACGATACGATGGGACTGAACGACAAGATCAGGGAGCACGACGATGTCAAGGTCGTCAGTGATCAGAAGCCTGCGGATGACAATTCGAAGAaagacggcgtggcggcgaagacgacgacgacggcggcggcgacaagaAAGGGGAAGGAGGATCGCACGGTGCTCCAAGCTGAAGAAAGCGAGGACAAGAAGCCAGACATCTTCTTCTGCAAGAAGAATGACGGCAGGAAATGGCGCTGCCGGAGCGTCGTCGACGAGCCCAACACCCTGTGCGACTACCACCTAGCGCGGAGCCGCTCATGCTGCATCACCCCAAGCTGCCACGATGCAGTATCAAGCTACCACCTAGTAGCTGCGCCGGCAGCCAGCTCAAAGGCGTCAGCCATTGGCAAGGCGGCTCTCGCCAAGCCATCCTGCAGGTCAAGACCAACCACCGCCGGTGCAGCATCAAGCTCCAAAGCAGTTGCACCAGGCAAATCCAAAGCAGCAACATCCTCAACCAGGCCGACCTCCCAGAGACGCAAGAGGAAGTCGACCAATGGTAATGGTAATGGTAATGGCTCGTGTGGTGATTACTACTTCTACGATCTCTTCGGCCCGTTCCGTGGAAAGGATCGTCGAAACAGCAGCAGCCATCGGCCGGCTTCAGCTGGTGCAGAAGACGAGGAAcacctgcagcagcagcagcataatAACCTGGATGGTGATAACCTGTCCAACGAATCCTCGATCACCGGTGGCGACAAGGAGAACGATGGGGACTACGTCGTTCGTGGTGGCGGTGCCGGCAACGGGAAAGGGAAAGGGAAGATGTCGGCGGTGGAGAAGGTGCAATTCCCGAAGATAACGAAGAAGCGCATCAAAGAGCGGTCACTCAAGTCGCTGCTGTAG
- the LOC102713800 gene encoding U-box domain-containing protein 9-like: MANSAPAEEAAALRRRLRRLVAAVTAGGGTGPEAFGEAASALAALRDAELGPRKAGGGAGAEAAVPEHFLCPISSEIMRDPVVLASGQTYDRRFIQEWLSAGNRTCPQTQQVLSNTVLIPNHLVRSMIAQWCTENGIALSPLENQEEDLVTNNERKAFSELFDRISSSSDISEKKQAIKDLRLLTKRNSSFRAVIGENPDSISQMISAVSNAELESNSEVLEDTVTTILNLSIHESNKKIIGDDTKAVTFLISALQSGTMEARSNAAAAIFSLSALDSNKAKIGESGAMRPLVDLLEHGSMTAKKDAASAIFSLCKLHENKSRATRSGIIDVVLKSISDESLIDEALTILALLSSDHETVEEIGETGGVPCMLRIVSDDQCKRNKENAVAVLFSICMYDRTKLREVVEDENLNGSLAWLAQNGTSRARRKAAGILDKLKRTIHKTHYSC, from the exons ATGGCCAACTCGGccccggcggaggaggcggcggcgctgcggcgcCGCCTTCGACGCCTCGTGGCCGCCGTGACGGCCGGGGGTGGGACCGGGCCGGAGGCGTTcggcgaggcggcgtcggcgctcgCGGCGCTGCGGGACGCGGAGCTGGGCCCGCGGAAGGCCGGGGGCGGggccggggcggaggcggccgtgCCGGAGCACTTCCTCTGCCCTATCTCGTCGGAGATCATGAGGGACCCCGTCGTCCTCGCGTCCGGTCAG ACATACGATCGTCGCTTCATTCAAGAATGGTTAAGTGCTGGAAACAGGACGTGCCCACAGACTCAGCAAGTCCTCTCAAATACAGTTCTCATCCCAAATCACCTTGTTAGAAGCATGATCGCACAGTGGTGTACAGAGAATGGAATTGCTCTTTCACCACTTGAGAACCAAGAGGAAGATTTAGTTACCAACAATGAGCGAAAGGCATTCAGTGAATTATTTGACAGGATCTCATCCTCGTCAGACATATCTGAGAAGAAGCAAGCTATTAAAGATCTTCGACTGCTAACTAAGCGCAATAGCTCATTCCGAGCAGTCATCGGAGAGAATCCAGATTCCATCTCTCAAATGATTTCTGCTGTCTCCAATGCAGAATTGGAAAGCAATTCTGAAGTTCTGGAGGATACCGTGACAACAATTTTAAATCTTTCAATTCATGAGAGCAACAAGAAGATCATTGGAGATGACACAAAGGCAGTCACATTCCTCATAAGTGCCTTACAGTCAGGAACTATGGAGGCCCGCAGCAACGCTGCAGCTGCCATCTTCAGTTTGTCGGCCCTTGACAGCAACAAGGCGAAGATTGGTGAGTCCGGTGCAATGAGGCCTCTGGTCGATCTTCTCGAACATGGGAGCATGACGGCGAAGAAAGATGCGGCATCGGCTATTTTCAGTCTTTGCAAGTTGCACGAGAATAAATCAAGAGCTACAAGGAGTGGAATCATTGATGTGGTGCTGAAGTCCATCAGCGACGAGTCGCTCATTGACGAAGCGCTGACCATCCTCGCTCTGCTATCAAGCGACCATGAGACGGTGGAGGAGATTGGTGAGACTGGTGGGGTGCCTTGCATGCTCCGCATCGTGAGTGATGATCAATGCAAGCGCAACAAGGAGAACGCGGTGGCGGTGCTCTTCTCCATCTGTATGTATGACCGGACGAAGCTGAGGGAGGTCGTCGAGGACGAGAACCTGAATGGCTCGCTGGCCTGGCTCGCGCAGAACGGCACCTCAAGGGCGAGGAGAAAGGCCGCTGGGATCCTTGACAAGCTGAAGAGAACAATCCACAAAACGCACTACTCCTGTTAG